The Cronobacter sakazakii genome has a window encoding:
- a CDS encoding REP-associated tyrosine transposase: MSRYRRLYIPGNTWFFTVNLRNRRSLLLCRYIDLLRAQVARVKRRYPFIIDAWVVLPEHMHCIWTLPEGDHNYSVRWQEIKKGFTRALTPPRAADTVWQRRFWEHGIRNEEDLRRHMDYVYFNPVKHGWVREVCEWPFSSFHRDVARGLYPKTWAGDSGEFCVGERRR; encoded by the coding sequence ATGTCCCGCTATCGCAGGTTATATATCCCTGGCAACACCTGGTTTTTCACCGTCAATCTGCGCAACCGTCGCAGCCTCCTGTTATGCCGTTACATTGACCTGTTGCGTGCGCAGGTCGCTCGGGTGAAACGCCGCTATCCTTTCATCATTGACGCCTGGGTGGTGCTGCCTGAACACATGCATTGCATATGGACGCTGCCGGAAGGAGACCACAATTATTCCGTGCGCTGGCAGGAGATTAAAAAAGGGTTTACCCGCGCGTTAACGCCGCCACGTGCGGCAGACACGGTCTGGCAGCGACGCTTCTGGGAGCATGGTATCCGGAATGAAGAGGATTTGCGGCGGCACATGGATTATGTTTATTTCAATCCGGTGAAACATGGTTGGGTGCGCGAGGTGTGCGAATGGCCATTTTCATCGTTTCACCGCGATGTGGCACGGGGGTTGTACCCGAAAACCTGGGCGGGGGATAGCGGGGAGTTTTGTGTTGGTGAACGGCGAAGGTAG
- a CDS encoding efflux transporter outer membrane subunit, with amino-acid sequence MRRALTLLTTALLLAGCHSGNVEQARPSLIIPPAWRAAVGPSSPTEGFWWRNFHDSALNRYVDQALRYNSDVLLARERVNQYQAQVQAALGDRFPTLDAGFSAGRSRSQSAATGLPVYGDLYKGSLNASYNVDIWGQYASAADAAKASLEAQKAAAAAASLTVASQVASGYITLLALDEQLRVTQSTLSAREDALKLAKRQYETGYSSRLELMQSESELRATRAQIPQIQHQITQQENALSILIGQNPGPIARGGEFDALSPLTIPSQLPSSLLNRRPDIVQAEQTLVASDAQLKVARARLLPGINLTASGSLQENTLPELLANPLRLWSVGASVLAPLLNREALNAQVDVTTSQKNQALYSYESTVRNAFKEVNDSLDAVQRLGEQLVELQAQEQAAQETLRIAHNRYQNGYASYLDELDARRTLFSAQLNVVQVKNNLLLAQVDLYRSLGGGWPGAAAQTSNYSYAAKVASP; translated from the coding sequence ATGCGCCGCGCTCTGACTCTGCTGACAACCGCCCTCCTGCTCGCGGGCTGTCATTCTGGCAACGTGGAGCAGGCTCGCCCCTCGCTCATCATTCCGCCCGCCTGGCGCGCCGCTGTCGGCCCGTCCTCGCCCACAGAAGGTTTCTGGTGGCGCAATTTTCACGATTCGGCACTGAACCGCTATGTGGATCAGGCGCTGCGCTACAACAGCGATGTGCTGCTCGCCCGCGAGCGCGTTAATCAGTATCAGGCGCAGGTACAGGCGGCCCTTGGCGATCGGTTCCCGACGCTTGACGCGGGTTTCAGCGCCGGTCGCAGCCGTTCGCAATCGGCGGCGACCGGCCTGCCGGTGTATGGCGATCTCTACAAAGGCAGCCTGAACGCCAGTTATAACGTCGATATCTGGGGCCAGTACGCCAGCGCCGCCGACGCCGCAAAGGCGAGCCTGGAGGCGCAGAAAGCCGCCGCCGCGGCCGCCAGCCTGACGGTGGCCTCGCAGGTCGCGAGCGGCTATATCACCCTGCTGGCACTGGATGAGCAGCTTCGGGTGACGCAGTCGACGCTTAGCGCGCGCGAGGACGCGCTGAAGCTGGCGAAACGCCAGTATGAAACCGGCTATAGCTCTCGGCTGGAGCTGATGCAGTCGGAATCTGAACTGCGCGCCACGCGTGCGCAAATCCCGCAGATTCAGCACCAGATAACCCAGCAGGAGAACGCGCTCAGCATTCTCATCGGCCAGAATCCTGGCCCGATCGCGCGCGGCGGTGAATTTGACGCTTTAAGCCCGCTCACGATTCCGTCTCAGTTGCCGTCGTCGTTGCTGAACCGCCGCCCGGATATCGTTCAGGCCGAACAGACGCTGGTGGCGAGCGACGCGCAGCTGAAAGTGGCCCGCGCGCGCCTGCTGCCGGGCATTAATCTCACCGCGTCGGGGTCGCTGCAGGAGAATACGCTGCCGGAACTGCTCGCCAATCCGCTGCGGCTCTGGAGCGTGGGTGCCAGCGTTCTCGCGCCACTGCTCAACCGCGAGGCGCTGAATGCGCAGGTTGACGTGACAACGTCACAGAAAAATCAGGCGCTTTACAGTTATGAGAGCACGGTGCGCAATGCCTTTAAGGAAGTGAACGACAGTCTGGACGCGGTGCAGCGTCTTGGGGAACAGCTCGTTGAGTTACAGGCGCAGGAGCAGGCGGCGCAGGAGACGCTGCGCATTGCTCACAACCGTTACCAGAACGGGTACGCCTCTTATCTTGACGAGCTGGACGCCCGCCGCACGCTGTTTTCGGCACAGCTCAATGTGGTGCAGGTGAAAAATAATCTGCTGCTGGCGCAGGTGGATCTCTATCGCTCGCTTGGCGGCGGGTGGCCGGGTGCCGCTGCGCAAACCAGTAATTACAGCTATGCTGCTAAGGTAGCCAGTCCGTAA
- a CDS encoding HlyD family secretion protein, with protein MSQQGAPTPASPEKNNLRVVSFFAAGAIGLVGLLVILYAWQLPPFTRHAASTDNAYVRGMTTFISPQVNGYITAVNVQDFAHVKQGDVLMTIDDRIYKQRVHQAQATLAMREAALANNLQQRRSAEATIAQNKAALASARAQSLHNQADLRRVKELTQDGSLSVRERDAAIASAAQGSASVEQAAAQLEVSRQNLQSVIVNRASLEADVENARAALELAQIDLQNTRIIAPRDGQLGQIAVRQGGYVTAGTRLTSLVPPQNWVIANLKETQLADVKTGQSVTFTVDALNDEKFEGRVQSISPATGVEFSAITPDNATGNFVKIAQRIPVRIEVLGDAEKRARLRPGMSVQVTINTRSEAK; from the coding sequence ATGAGCCAACAAGGCGCCCCCACCCCCGCGTCGCCGGAAAAAAACAACCTGCGCGTGGTCTCCTTCTTCGCCGCTGGTGCCATCGGGCTGGTTGGCCTGCTGGTGATCCTGTACGCCTGGCAGCTTCCGCCGTTTACCCGTCACGCTGCCTCGACCGATAACGCCTACGTGCGCGGCATGACGACGTTTATCAGCCCGCAGGTAAACGGCTATATCACCGCCGTCAACGTGCAGGATTTCGCGCATGTGAAACAGGGCGACGTGCTGATGACCATCGATGACCGTATCTACAAACAGCGGGTGCATCAGGCGCAGGCGACGCTCGCCATGCGCGAGGCGGCGCTGGCTAATAACCTGCAACAGCGCCGCAGCGCCGAGGCGACCATCGCCCAGAATAAAGCGGCGCTCGCCAGCGCCCGCGCCCAGAGCCTGCATAACCAGGCCGATTTACGCCGCGTGAAGGAACTGACGCAGGACGGCTCGCTGTCGGTGCGCGAGCGCGACGCCGCCATCGCCAGCGCCGCGCAGGGCAGCGCCAGCGTAGAGCAGGCCGCCGCCCAGCTAGAGGTGTCGCGCCAGAATCTGCAAAGCGTGATTGTGAACCGCGCGTCGCTGGAGGCGGATGTGGAAAACGCCCGCGCGGCACTGGAGCTTGCGCAAATCGATCTGCAAAACACCCGCATCATTGCCCCGCGCGACGGCCAGCTCGGGCAGATTGCCGTGCGCCAGGGCGGCTACGTGACCGCCGGTACGCGACTCACCTCGCTGGTACCGCCGCAGAACTGGGTCATCGCCAACCTGAAAGAAACGCAGCTTGCCGACGTAAAAACCGGCCAGTCGGTCACATTCACCGTGGACGCACTCAACGATGAAAAATTCGAAGGCCGCGTGCAGAGTATCTCTCCGGCAACCGGCGTGGAATTCAGCGCCATCACGCCCGATAACGCGACCGGCAACTTTGTGAAAATCGCCCAGCGTATCCCGGTGCGCATCGAGGTGCTGGGCGACGCCGAGAAACGCGCGCGCCTGCGCCCCGGCATGTCGGTACAGGTAACCATTAACACCCGCAGCGAGGCGAAATGA
- a CDS encoding MFS transporter has product MRSVKHDPYAPREWAPHEKPMLLGSPSTPHHAPWKRIAYGIVGLLVCLTGALGNAMVTANLQNLQGTFAAWSTEIAWLPAVYVMTNVSINLLLVKFRQQYGLRAFTEGFLVLYVLVTFFHLFVNDLNTALMVRAAHGMVGAALSSLGIYYQIQAWPAKHRLKALTIGITGSQLAIPIARLFSTELLQLEEWRGLYLFELGLAMISLACVIALKLPPGDRRKVFEKKDFITFLLMAPGMALLCGALSLGRLDWWFEAPWIGWALGASLVLIVAAITFEHNRTNPLLNTRWLSSGSIVRLGLIMVLIRIVLAEQNTGAIGWLQYIGLQNEQMTHLALAILAGVICGIVTSALTINPQKTVWPIMVSLALMIIASLMDSQATSQTRADQMLISQFILGFASAFFLAPAMLAGIGGVIADPRNLVSFSVLFGMSQNLGGLIGSALLGTFQTWREKYHSSLLADQLTSLSPLVNERLAQYSQIWSNLLNDPTLLNAQAVQQLQTVTSTEANILAYNDTCLLTAAIAASTLLWIFWRLIRLRLAARRALKQAMQSGQ; this is encoded by the coding sequence ATGCGATCGGTGAAACACGACCCTTATGCGCCACGCGAGTGGGCGCCCCATGAAAAACCGATGCTGCTCGGCTCGCCGTCGACGCCGCACCATGCGCCCTGGAAGCGCATCGCCTATGGCATCGTCGGGCTGCTGGTGTGTCTTACCGGCGCGCTCGGTAACGCGATGGTCACGGCGAACCTGCAAAATTTACAGGGCACCTTCGCCGCCTGGTCGACGGAAATCGCCTGGCTGCCCGCGGTTTACGTTATGACCAACGTTTCTATCAACCTGCTGCTGGTGAAATTTCGCCAGCAGTACGGGCTGCGCGCTTTTACCGAAGGGTTTCTGGTGCTCTATGTGCTGGTGACGTTTTTCCATCTGTTCGTTAACGATCTCAACACCGCCCTCATGGTGCGTGCCGCGCACGGCATGGTAGGCGCGGCGCTGAGTTCGCTCGGCATTTATTACCAGATCCAGGCCTGGCCCGCGAAGCATCGCCTGAAGGCGCTCACCATCGGCATTACCGGCTCGCAGCTCGCGATCCCCATCGCTCGCCTCTTCTCCACCGAGCTGTTGCAACTTGAAGAGTGGCGCGGTCTGTATCTGTTCGAACTGGGGCTGGCGATGATTTCGCTCGCCTGTGTGATTGCGCTAAAACTGCCGCCGGGCGATCGCCGCAAAGTCTTTGAGAAAAAAGATTTTATTACGTTTCTGCTGATGGCGCCCGGCATGGCGCTGCTCTGCGGCGCGCTGTCGCTCGGGCGGCTCGACTGGTGGTTTGAAGCGCCGTGGATAGGCTGGGCGCTTGGCGCGTCGCTGGTGCTTATCGTCGCCGCTATCACGTTCGAGCATAACCGCACGAATCCGCTGCTGAACACCCGCTGGCTCTCCAGCGGCAGTATCGTGCGCCTCGGGCTGATTATGGTGCTGATCCGCATCGTGCTGGCGGAGCAGAACACCGGCGCCATCGGCTGGTTGCAGTATATCGGTTTGCAGAATGAGCAGATGACGCACCTGGCGCTGGCGATCCTCGCGGGCGTGATTTGCGGCATCGTGACCAGCGCGCTCACTATTAACCCGCAGAAAACCGTCTGGCCGATTATGGTCTCGCTGGCGCTGATGATCATCGCCTCGCTGATGGACAGCCAGGCCACCAGCCAGACCCGCGCCGACCAGATGCTGATAAGCCAGTTTATTCTGGGCTTTGCCAGCGCCTTTTTCCTGGCCCCGGCGATGCTCGCGGGCATTGGCGGGGTTATCGCCGATCCGCGCAACCTGGTGAGTTTTTCCGTTCTGTTCGGCATGAGTCAGAACCTGGGCGGGCTTATCGGCTCGGCGCTGCTCGGCACGTTCCAGACCTGGCGGGAGAAATATCACTCCAGCCTGCTCGCCGACCAGCTCACCTCGCTAAGCCCGCTGGTGAACGAACGACTCGCGCAGTACAGCCAGATCTGGAGCAATCTGCTTAACGACCCGACGCTGCTCAATGCGCAGGCGGTGCAGCAGTTGCAGACCGTGACCAGCACCGAGGCGAATATTCTGGCCTATAACGATACCTGTCTGCTGACGGCGGCCATTGCCGCCTCGACGCTGTTGTGGATTTTCTGGCGGCTTATCCGCCTGCGGCTCGCCGCACGCCGTGCCCTGAAGCAGGCGATGCAGAGCGGCCAGTAA
- a CDS encoding MarR family winged helix-turn-helix transcriptional regulator produces the protein MDTRDLTFSHLLWMTAHHWRLAMDRRLKGLGMSQASWVAVAAIARHETPLSQGELAQQLGVESATLVPLLNRLVEQQLIERVTPPGDRRKRLLVATPQGQALFEKVKVEADSLRETILSTIPPEELAVTRRVLDRLLQEIEKQ, from the coding sequence GTGGATACGCGTGACCTGACTTTCTCACATTTGCTGTGGATGACCGCCCACCACTGGCGGCTCGCGATGGATCGGCGGCTGAAAGGGCTTGGCATGAGCCAGGCAAGCTGGGTGGCCGTCGCCGCGATTGCGCGCCATGAAACGCCGCTGTCGCAGGGTGAGCTGGCACAACAGCTCGGCGTGGAGAGCGCGACGCTGGTGCCATTGCTGAATCGCCTGGTGGAACAGCAACTCATTGAGCGCGTGACGCCGCCCGGCGATCGCCGCAAACGGCTTCTGGTCGCCACACCACAAGGCCAGGCGCTGTTTGAAAAGGTGAAAGTCGAGGCAGATAGCCTCAGGGAGACTATCCTTTCCACCATTCCCCCGGAAGAACTGGCCGTCACGCGTCGCGTACTGGACCGTTTGTTGCAGGAAATTGAAAAACAGTAA
- a CDS encoding GNAT family N-acetyltransferase, producing MPDYLIEPRDPTHPDAIVLLAALSETLAALTGSSGRQSFNNDDVRAEGATFLLARNASGTAIGCVACRPLKPGIAEIKRLFALPDNPGAGSQLLSAAERFARDAGYDQAWLETRRTNPRAVEFYLRRGYGIIDNYGRYVGQEDAVCFAKPLQEEGEDDAQRA from the coding sequence ATGCCTGATTACCTGATTGAACCGCGCGACCCGACGCACCCTGACGCTATCGTTTTGCTGGCGGCGCTCTCTGAAACGCTGGCCGCGCTGACTGGCAGCTCGGGCAGGCAGTCGTTTAATAATGACGATGTGCGCGCTGAGGGGGCCACCTTTTTACTGGCGCGCAACGCCAGCGGCACGGCCATCGGCTGTGTGGCCTGTCGGCCTCTGAAGCCGGGCATCGCCGAAATCAAACGCCTGTTCGCGCTGCCGGATAACCCCGGCGCGGGCAGCCAGTTATTAAGCGCGGCGGAGCGCTTCGCGCGCGACGCTGGTTACGATCAGGCGTGGCTTGAGACGCGGCGCACCAATCCGCGCGCGGTAGAGTTTTACCTGCGCCGCGGTTACGGGATTATCGACAACTACGGGCGCTATGTCGGGCAGGAGGATGCGGTCTGCTTCGCAAAACCACTTCAGGAAGAAGGCGAAGATGATGCTCAGCGGGCTTAA
- the fos gene encoding FosA family fosfomycin resistance glutathione transferase, whose protein sequence is MLSGLNHLTLAVRDVAQSLAFYHSLLGLRLHARWDGGAYLSCGDLWLCLSQDDSAGQPAADYTHYAFTVSETDFPLMVDKLNAAGVKTWKTNRSEGDSWYFLDPDGHQLELHVGSLATRLAACRAEPYKGMRFYD, encoded by the coding sequence ATGCTCAGCGGGCTTAATCATCTGACGCTCGCCGTGCGCGATGTGGCGCAAAGCCTGGCATTTTACCACTCGCTGCTGGGGCTGCGGCTGCATGCGCGCTGGGACGGCGGGGCGTATCTCTCCTGCGGCGATCTCTGGCTCTGTCTGTCGCAGGATGACAGCGCCGGGCAGCCTGCGGCGGACTACACGCATTATGCCTTTACCGTGAGCGAGACGGATTTCCCGTTAATGGTGGATAAACTCAACGCCGCGGGCGTGAAAACCTGGAAAACCAACCGCAGCGAGGGCGACTCCTGGTATTTCCTCGACCCGGACGGGCATCAGCTCGAACTGCACGTCGGCAGCCTCGCCACCCGGCTCGCCGCCTGCCGTGCCGAGCCCTATAAGGGGATGCGGTTTTATGATTAA
- a CDS encoding YdcF family protein, with translation MNMMPFPLLSEGTLQRVNLIGAWLARNDFAAAPAAGDAELIVLAGNAVLPTVDAAARLAKESGLPLLITGGLGHSTTFLYAAVAQHPRYNHLRTTGLTEAGILARIAREFHEVPEEQIIVEEKSTNCGENARFTRELLDARGELPARAVLIQDPTMQRRTHATFTRAWRDAPTPTEWLSYLGVQPVLENGARAVQFREPSEGLWPVERYLSLVLGEIPRLRNDADGYGPAGRDFIDEVVIPSDVLNAWQALHEEPQLTSFLRHRSLA, from the coding sequence ATGAACATGATGCCTTTTCCTTTGCTGTCGGAAGGCACGCTGCAGCGTGTTAACCTCATCGGCGCGTGGCTCGCCCGGAACGATTTTGCCGCCGCTCCTGCTGCCGGGGACGCTGAGCTGATTGTGCTGGCGGGTAACGCCGTTCTGCCCACCGTGGACGCCGCCGCGCGTCTGGCTAAAGAGAGCGGGCTGCCGCTGCTGATAACCGGCGGGCTGGGTCACTCGACCACGTTCCTCTATGCCGCCGTGGCGCAGCATCCACGCTACAACCATCTGCGCACCACCGGCCTTACGGAGGCGGGAATACTCGCCCGTATCGCCCGCGAGTTTCATGAGGTGCCGGAGGAGCAGATTATCGTCGAAGAAAAATCCACCAACTGTGGCGAGAACGCCCGTTTTACCCGCGAGCTGCTGGATGCGCGCGGTGAACTGCCTGCGCGCGCGGTGCTGATTCAGGACCCGACCATGCAGCGCCGTACCCACGCCACCTTTACCCGCGCCTGGCGCGACGCGCCGACCCCGACGGAGTGGCTGAGTTACCTCGGCGTTCAGCCGGTGCTGGAAAATGGTGCCAGGGCGGTGCAGTTCCGCGAGCCGTCGGAAGGGCTCTGGCCGGTAGAGCGGTATCTGTCGCTGGTGCTGGGGGAGATCCCGCGCCTGCGTAACGACGCAGACGGCTACGGCCCGGCGGGCCGTGATTTCATTGATGAAGTGGTGATCCCGTCTGACGTGCTGAACGCCTGGCAGGCGCTGCACGAGGAGCCGCAGCTCACCAGCTTTTTGCGTCATCGGTCGCTCGCCTGA
- the aldA gene encoding aldehyde dehydrogenase, translated as MTAPVQHPMYIDGQFVQWQGEAWIDVVNPATEALISRIPDGTAEDACRAIDAAARAQAGWEALPTIERAGWLRKIAAGIREKAAEINALIVAEGGKTQQLASVEVSFTADYIDYMAEWARRYEGEILQSDRPGENILVFKRALGVTTGILPWNFPFFLIARKMAPALITGNTIVIKPSEFTPNNAIAVAQIVHDVGLPAGVFNLVQGRGETVGQELAGNPKVALVSMTGSVGAGEKIMMAAAKNITKVCLELGGKAPAIVMDDADVSLAVKAIVDSRVINSGQVCNCAERVYVQKGIYDRFVSALGEALIAVKFGDPAARDDIAMGPLINAAALARVKEKVARAVSEGATVALGGKAVEGKGYFYPPTLLVDVRQEMSIMHEETFGPVLPVVTFDTLEEAIAMANDSEYGLTSSIYTQSLATAMKAINGLKFGETYINRENFEAMQGFHAGWRKSGIGGADGKHGLHEYLQTQVVYLQS; from the coding sequence ATGACAGCACCCGTACAACATCCGATGTATATCGACGGTCAGTTCGTTCAGTGGCAGGGCGAGGCGTGGATCGATGTCGTGAATCCCGCCACAGAGGCGCTGATTTCCCGTATCCCGGACGGAACGGCAGAGGACGCGTGCCGCGCCATTGACGCCGCCGCCCGCGCGCAGGCGGGCTGGGAGGCGTTGCCCACCATCGAGCGCGCCGGATGGCTGCGTAAAATCGCCGCCGGCATCCGCGAAAAGGCGGCGGAAATCAACGCGCTGATTGTGGCGGAAGGCGGCAAAACGCAGCAGCTCGCGAGCGTTGAAGTCAGCTTCACGGCGGATTACATCGACTATATGGCCGAATGGGCGCGCCGTTATGAAGGCGAAATCCTGCAAAGCGACCGGCCGGGCGAAAATATTCTGGTGTTTAAGCGCGCGCTCGGCGTTACCACCGGCATTCTGCCGTGGAATTTTCCGTTCTTCCTGATCGCCCGCAAAATGGCGCCTGCGCTGATTACCGGCAATACCATTGTGATTAAACCGAGCGAATTCACGCCGAATAACGCCATCGCGGTTGCGCAGATTGTTCATGACGTGGGCCTGCCGGCGGGCGTGTTTAACCTGGTACAGGGGCGCGGCGAAACCGTCGGGCAGGAGCTGGCCGGTAACCCGAAAGTGGCGCTGGTAAGCATGACCGGCAGCGTCGGCGCGGGTGAGAAAATCATGATGGCGGCTGCGAAAAACATCACCAAAGTCTGCCTTGAGCTTGGCGGCAAAGCGCCTGCTATCGTGATGGACGATGCGGATGTGTCGCTTGCGGTAAAAGCGATTGTTGATTCGCGCGTGATTAACTCCGGTCAGGTCTGTAACTGCGCCGAACGCGTTTATGTGCAAAAGGGCATTTATGACCGTTTTGTCAGCGCGCTTGGCGAGGCGCTGATCGCGGTGAAATTTGGCGATCCGGCAGCGCGTGATGATATCGCGATGGGGCCGCTGATTAACGCGGCTGCGCTGGCGCGCGTGAAAGAAAAAGTGGCACGCGCGGTCAGCGAGGGCGCGACGGTGGCGCTCGGCGGCAAGGCGGTGGAGGGCAAAGGTTATTTTTACCCGCCGACGCTGCTGGTAGATGTGCGCCAGGAAATGAGCATCATGCATGAAGAGACGTTCGGCCCGGTGCTGCCGGTCGTCACGTTCGATACGCTGGAAGAGGCCATTGCGATGGCGAATGACAGCGAATATGGCCTGACGTCGTCGATTTACACGCAGTCGCTCGCCACCGCGATGAAAGCGATTAACGGGCTGAAGTTTGGCGAAACTTACATCAACCGTGAAAACTTCGAAGCGATGCAGGGGTTCCACGCGGGCTGGCGTAAATCCGGGATCGGCGGGGCGGATGGCAAACACGGGCTGCATGAATATCTGCAAACCCAGGTTGTCTATCTGCAAAGCTAA
- a CDS encoding alpha/beta hydrolase codes for MNAHEVLLTRMREAVARSHEISVWPQGDAPGARQSHAVFTLEERLTGDSELDRSVTGVRAPRIVVYAPEHPNGTGILVTPGGSYRRVVLDKEGSAMAPAFNDHGYTLFVMTYRLPADGHAEGADAPLADLQRAMRLIRAQASRWQLDPDKLGVLGFSAGGHAAASLGTRWNDVVYAPQDETDAFSARPAFMGLVYPVMTMEEPVAHPGSREALIGTQPDDRAIHRYSPEKAITRDTPPAFLLHAVDDPAVKVENSLLMFNALHAQGMPVEMHLFEQGQHGFGIRDALGLPAHLWPALLMNWIESKL; via the coding sequence ATGAATGCCCACGAGGTTCTGTTAACCCGTATGCGCGAAGCGGTCGCGCGCAGCCACGAAATATCCGTCTGGCCACAGGGCGACGCGCCGGGCGCGCGCCAGAGCCACGCGGTGTTCACCCTTGAGGAGCGCCTGACCGGCGACAGCGAGCTTGACCGTTCCGTCACCGGCGTGCGCGCACCGCGTATTGTGGTCTACGCGCCGGAACATCCTAACGGCACCGGCATTCTGGTGACGCCCGGCGGCTCGTACCGCCGCGTGGTGCTCGACAAAGAAGGCAGCGCCATGGCACCCGCGTTTAACGACCACGGCTATACGCTGTTTGTGATGACCTATCGCCTGCCCGCCGACGGCCACGCCGAAGGTGCCGACGCCCCGCTCGCCGATCTCCAGCGCGCCATGCGGCTTATCCGCGCCCAGGCGTCACGCTGGCAACTCGACCCGGATAAACTCGGCGTGCTGGGCTTTTCCGCAGGCGGTCATGCTGCCGCAAGCCTCGGCACCCGCTGGAACGACGTGGTCTACGCGCCGCAGGATGAAACCGACGCGTTCAGCGCCCGCCCGGCTTTTATGGGGCTGGTCTATCCGGTGATGACGATGGAGGAGCCGGTGGCGCACCCCGGCTCGCGAGAAGCGCTTATCGGCACACAGCCCGATGACCGCGCCATCCACCGCTATTCGCCGGAAAAAGCGATCACCCGCGACACCCCGCCCGCGTTTTTACTGCACGCAGTGGATGACCCGGCGGTGAAAGTGGAAAACAGCCTGCTGATGTTTAACGCGCTGCACGCGCAGGGCATGCCGGTGGAGATGCATCTTTTTGAACAGGGGCAACACGGGTTTGGCATTCGCGATGCCCTGGGGCTGCCCGCGCACCTCTGGCCAGCGCTGCTGATGAACTGGATTGAAAGCAAGCTCTGA
- the cybB gene encoding cytochrome b561 produces the protein MRSKYTSLQITLHWLVFVLVVMAYAAMELRGLVPRPVGRLFIWTHFSCGIAILVLMVTRLLVRIKYPAPPIVPKPRAMYIGLSHLVHLVIYLMFIGLPLLGIVAKYYGGSPWFAFGISMPVAAEPDEDLEMQLRAIHAFIANLSYFVIGLHAAAALAHHYFWKDNTLLRMMPGKRD, from the coding sequence ATGCGCAGTAAATACACGTCATTGCAAATCACGCTTCACTGGCTGGTGTTTGTTCTGGTGGTTATGGCTTATGCGGCGATGGAGCTGCGTGGGCTGGTGCCGCGTCCTGTCGGGCGGCTCTTTATCTGGACGCACTTTAGCTGCGGCATCGCGATTCTGGTGCTGATGGTCACACGCCTGCTGGTGCGCATTAAATATCCCGCGCCGCCCATCGTGCCGAAACCGCGGGCGATGTATATCGGGCTTTCCCATCTGGTGCATCTGGTCATCTACCTGATGTTTATCGGCCTGCCGCTGCTCGGGATCGTTGCCAAATATTATGGCGGCAGCCCGTGGTTTGCGTTTGGCATCAGCATGCCGGTGGCCGCCGAGCCGGATGAAGATCTCGAAATGCAGTTGCGCGCCATTCACGCGTTTATCGCGAATCTCAGCTACTTTGTCATAGGGCTTCATGCCGCGGCGGCGCTGGCGCATCACTACTTCTGGAAAGACAACACGCTGCTGCGCATGATGCCGGGCAAGCGCGATTAG